The Anomaloglossus baeobatrachus isolate aAnoBae1 chromosome 5, aAnoBae1.hap1, whole genome shotgun sequence genome includes the window TCGCCAAACCCAAACAATGGAATTCTACAAATGGCAATTATATAAGAACTTGTACTGGAGCCGTCCATTGTTGAGTCCGAGAGGCAGAAAgtaaatgtctaatatttcttcaagaaactcatctgacagaaaatattggcccctacaatagtttggattgccgagagcccccgagccacatactcCAATTACTCCAGATGTttcacctctagttactaaatcatTGATGGTGAAGGCTGTTGGGGCGGAGGGTGatcattttagtagatgtgttattgtctatagtcacagttttctctatagtagttagtaccaaagccgctcttatttcatcgctttccactgcagccagttttctgctcctatccaggccccatttctccaaactacataaggataaggctgcacatgaaACTTAGAAaatagtataatgccataagcatacTGAATATACTGAAAAATATTGAAGCattcaatgaaaaatgccacttgctaacttgaaagtgtgaataaggaaatgcatacctgccatgaatattaggaaaaaggagatatttagcaatcgcattgatcaatgtaactgagccccaaaacctcatcaaggtatatctctatattggggtccctagctctatgaccttaaggctatgtgcgcacgttgcgtactagccctgcagaaattcctgcagcgatctgaagagcacacgtgcgcttcaaatcgctgcagaaaatgtccgtagagaaaaaaaaaaagcagattccatgcgctctgcctgcagctcctgccatagacagagcaggagctgccggcaaagcgcacggaagaagtgacatgtcacttcttagaccgcagcgcttcgggcagcagccgaagcgctgcgctctaagacgccacgtgcgcacggcccctgcacaatctccatagactgtgcaggggacgcaggacgcatgcagttgcactgcgctacaaagcacagcgtaactgcatgtatttacgcaacgtgcgcacatagcctaactgtgtgtcatctcattgcaatgaaaaactgctgtgtgtggagaggggtaaccaaggacttgcttatataggagatagaaaaaacatggccgaaaggggcggagctgtgttcacattcagaaaaaaacttcatattACTAAATAGGAtatctgaagtgagcactaatatatattatgagtgcaagccaaaaaaatacataatacataaggataaggctgcacatcaaacttagacaatagtataatgccataagcataccgaaaaattttgaagcatacaatgaaatttctccaaaatgacgtcactttacatgataacaccttttgtaatccttaaagggaatctgtcactagatttggctACTATAACCTGTGCCCACTACCagtgagcctttatatacaccatgttccaaattattatgcaaattggatttaagtgtcatagcgaatattttttttgtttttttaatgaaacccatgGATGgttttgtgtctcagggttctttgcatcaatgaaatcaatctcagatacctgtgataattagtttgctaggtgagcccaataaatggaaaactggatgttccacattattaagcaggccACAATTTCCAAGTAACATGGGAAACAAAAAggatctctgctgccgaaaagcatcaaatagtgcaatgccaaaagcatcaaatagtgcaatgccttggacaagggatgaaaacatgagatatttcacaaaaacctaagtgtgatcatcgtactgtgaagagatttgtggcggaTTCAGAGCACAGGCAACTTcatcagattaaggctatgtgcgcacgtgtgcgtaactcatgcagttgcgctgcgctttgtagcgcagcgtaactgcatgcgtcctgcgtcccctgcacagtctatggaaattgtgcaggggccgtgcgcacgtggcgtcttagagcgcagcgcttcggctgctgcctgaagcgctgcgttcaagaagtgacatgtcacttcttccatgcgctttgccggcagctcctgctctgtctatggcaggagctgcaggcagagcgcatggaatcggcttttttttttctacggacattttctgcagcgatttgaagcgcacatgtgctcttcagatcgctgcagaaaattctgcagtgactgtacgcaacgtgcgcacatagcctaagagagcagctgctaaaaagccattacaaatcaGCAAACAGATATTTAGAGGTACCAGCAGCTTCAGAGTCCCTTGaagctcaaggtgtaggatccctcaaaggcttgctgtggtgcataaacctactattcggccacccctaaacaGTGCTCACAAGCTGAAACGGTTGCAGTGAGCCCAGACCTACATgaggactaattttcaaacagttttgtttactgatgagtgtcgagcaaccctggatggtccagatggatggagtagtggatggttggtggatggccaccatgtcccaacaaggctgcaatgtcagcaaggaggtggaggagtcatgttttgggctggaatcattgggagacatctggtaggccccttttggATTCTtggaggtgtgaaaatgacctctgcaaagtatatagagtttctgactgacaactttcttccatggtacaaaaagcagaaacgtgccttcaggagcaaaatcatcttcatgcatgacaatgcaccatctcatactGCAAAGAATacttctgtgtcattggctgctatgggcataaaaggagataaattcatggtgtggccaccatgttGATCTGACCTCAATCCTATAGAGaaactttggagtatcatcaagcaaaggatctatgagggtgggaggcagttcacatcaaaacagcagctctgggagtctattctgacatcatgcaaagaaattcaagccaaAACTCTCCAAAAAAATTACAAGtttaatggatgcaagaattgtgaaggtgatatcatatcaaagaagggttcctatgttaacatgtaacttggcctgttaagaTGTTTtgaatttaaatagctttttatttcagtgaatgtgacctcctaatgctgcaattcCAGAAATGAGCATTTTCTTTAAAACATAAAAtgcttagaaactctactgtgcctaataaattGGTACAgtgtatttagattttttttttttaatttgaagattatactgttaccattgagaggtttcttcaataaaatttgatgtatactctaacgggtgatgacttattAGACTGACTCATTTGCACCGacgatttaggaaaatcagagaaaaaatataatttgcataataattttggaacatggtgtacagcattctagaatgctgtatatgagattCCCGGCTGCTCTGTATAACCTAAATaatacttttattatactcacctagggagcgGTCCAGACtgatgagtgtcgctgctctctgaTCCAGCACCTCTTCTCTGCTGCGATGGGCGTCTTCCTTTTTCACAGGCCCGTGTGGATGAtgagtcctacgtcatccacacaggccggcattgtggtcctgcgcaggcgcactttgatctgccatgctgtgGGCAGATCTAAAtaatgtaatgcgcaggcacgaggaaaggtttaAGACTTCCTGCTCATGTGTAGGACGCGTCATTCACACAAGGCTGGGCAAAAGGCGGATGACCATCGCagtagagaggaggcgccggagcgGAGACCAACGGCACCCATCGGActagactgccccctaggtgagtattataaaagttttttttacattatacagagtggcctgggctcttatatacagtattctagaatgctgtatataagagcttactggtggtggtcgcagcttattggGGCCAAAtctgtgacaggctccctttaatctgATCTGAGTGTCTGAGATTTGTACATTATCTTAGTTGTAATGTTAGGTTGATTTTTGttttccatttattaaaaaaaaacctaaacctGAAATTCGACAAAAATTTAAAAGAATTAAAAGTGTTCGCACATTGCATTTGGATGCTCTTAAAAGAAGTAGTGATACCGCAACATGTAGTCAATAAATATAATTTCCCCACGAGGGAAAGGGTGCAGGACAGTGCAAGAACGCCGGTATAGGTGTTACAAGCTATTTTATAAATTATATCTTTAAATTTGACTATATTATTACAAATAATTTTTATTCTtgacagatgactgtaccaggagagtAGAGGCACAACTGGCATCTTCAGTTTTAAAATCAGATGAacttgatatcacacaagatataatTGAATCTATTAcagatataccatcatcccttcaTAGCAAAGATCTATCGTCTGATTCTTTTAAACAAGTCctaccttctgattcatcacagactattaagaaaaacAGATGGCACAAAAGAGGAATTAAAAATCGAAGTGCTCATAcagcaaagaagccattttcaacttCGGAATatcaaaaaatccataaaaaaattcacacatgggataaaatgttttcttcagaatttgttagttaccagagaactcacacgggggagaagcagttttcttgttctgaatgtgggatatgttttgcaCGTAAGTcaagtcttgttatacatcagagaactcatacagggcagaagcctttttcatgttcagaatgtgggatatgttttgcaGAAAAATCAAATAttattaaacatcagagaactcacacagggcagaagccatattcatgtttagaatgtgggaaatgttttaaccgaaAATCGTATCTTgtgacacatcagagaactcacacagggcagaagccatattcatgttcagaatgtccgAAATGTTTTGCAGACAAATCAAATCTTGCTAAacaccagagaagtcacacaggggagaagcctttttcatgtttagaatgtgggaaatgttttgtatatAAATCAAGTATTGCtaaacaccaaagaattcacagAAGGGAGAAACCCTTGACATGTTTAGAATGAGGGAAATATTTTATACACAGGTCACTTTTGTAAACCTTACAAAACTCACAAGGGTAGAAGCCATTATCATACGTAGAAAGTGAGAAATATTTTAATTGAAAATAATTTGATGACCACTATGAAAAATTCACGTGGCCAGAAAATATAGATTTGACAAATTGAACAAGAAAACACAAGAGACAGtgaaagtaaaggcaagtaagtaaacaagaaagggaaagcacattagaagttacattagaatatatatacagttactaatagacATGTTTTCTAAAAATCAAGtaaaaagcaatattccatgtgaATTGAGCATTTCatattgttatatatttatatattcactatatAGACGATAGTATTGCAATCCTCCGCCAAAAAAAATACCCAACATTCCTCTACCCTCTTCTTCCTAACTTCCAATCTCAgtgatctgccattcattacagttaggggcactttgcacactactacatcgcaagccgatgcttgcgatgccgagcacgatagtccctgcccccgtcgagtccccgaccccgtcgcagctacgatatcttgtgatagctgctgtagcgaacattatcgctacggcagcttcacatgcaatcacctgccctgcgacgtcgctctggccggcgacccgcctccttattaagggggcgggtcgtgcggcgtcatagcgacagcaggcggccaatagaagcggaggggcgaagatgagcgggacataaacatcctgcccacctctgtccttccgcatagccggtgtgagccgcaggtagatgttcctcgctcctgcggcttctcacacagcgatgtgtgctgccgcaggaacgagaaacaacatcgttccttccgaaattatggaaatgaccgacgctacaccgatgataagattgacgcttttgcgctcgttaatagtatcaaaaaggatttacacactacgatatcgagagcgacactggatgtgtgtcactttcaatttgaccccaccgacatcgctcctgcgatgtcttagtgtgcaaagtgccccttactttcagcgcacaatctccatgtctgaacaatgtctgtaacttctctatactacaataataaacatggtcatattacaaattactatttccatctacgaTCCATTTTCTTTGTCGGAACATCTGGTGTGATCGAGTTTTTATAATCACTTTCTGCTAAGTTTAGTAGTTTTCTCATCATCATTGGGAACTGACTCCCTTCTATATTCACCAATACACATTTTATAGGTgctaagtagtgatgggtgaactgtaaaagtccgaatcCACACTGTTTCAAAGTACCTGGGTGTTGGGCCTGAGCCGGGGATTCTGAGTttttgatccagatctggcactcgagagataaaagaaaatatataaataaagaaagaaaataagaatgaagcgagcacttaatacttactgaggctccatcgcggctgtacactgctccgctGATTCTTCTTCACTTCTTGGGCCTTTCATCACTGCTCATCCATATGCTCTCCTTTGctcacccaccagcagtcctggcgtctgtgattacataagcaaggatggttgaccttagggagatcaacatccaacaccgctgagacaccatcacgtgtttctcaacgcagtgattctagagcaatgccccctgggaaatattcaaaacaagaaagcccgaaacagttgtctgtggatggataccatgtttggcataggtggtctccttgactggagactgcccttcccgtggttgttccttcccggtgaaagacctggctagttttctgccagcgttgagaaacttgtgatggtgtctccgcaggcttccttgttttgaatatttcccagggggcattgctctagaatcactgcgttgagaaacatgtgatggtgtctccgcggtgttggatgttgatctccctaaggtcaaccatccttgcttatgtagtcgtctactaggcaatgctcccactagccagtttcctactccacactgatgaggggcaaataccctgtgaaacagctgtctgtggatggataccatgtttggcataggtggtctctttgactggagactgccgttttcgtggttgttccttcccggtgaaagacctggctagttttctgccagcattgagaaacatgtgatggtgtctccgcaggctttcttgttctggcgtctgtgattggctgcagtcagatgtgctcccagcctgtgtgacagcgtctgactgcaaccaatcacaggcgctgtctgcaagtcattatcgtggtataaaaataaataaaatatttggtgtagggtccctccgtgttatgatacccagcacagataaaacatatggttacaggctgcagcctccagctgtacgcttatcttggctgtatatcaaaataagaagaaccacatgcggcttttttttcttaaataatttaaaaaaaaaactgtgggggcgtgtcctggctatggaggagtgaggacgtgtttgtctcagctcctgccaccggactacatttCAGAAGATCTACTCAGCACAAGAGCCCTGGGAAGAATGCTATGCAGCGGAGaagagggagatcccaggggtgcagcaacGGAGCGTCACGGACGGAGGAGAAGGGGATCAGgggcttccttaccgggccgagGCAGAAGACAGtactgcagacatctcccaagatggccGCCACAACCGCAAGCGTGGTAAGAGCAGCGCGCCTCACAGAGCCGGCAGGTACGGAGAAGCAGGGGAATCCCCAGCAGCAGCCGCGACAGGGGGAGGAGACCAcccgggcagcggaggagaggcagctgacGGCGCCAGACGGCCAGCGAGCAGGGTCACAGGTACATGGGAGCAACTCCCCCCATTACTGACCGCAGACCTGCAGCGTGGAGGCCACTGGAGGGGGGGGTGAGATGTCCCCTACCCCTGACACAGGTGGAGGACAGTGATGAAATCCAAAATGGGGTTAACAGTATTGCCAATAGGGGATCTCTACTGCTAGGGCCTTGTTGCCTATCTGCAGAGAGGCACAGTCAGAGTCAAAGGGTATCTGACATAAAAATGCAAGTAGAGTCAGAGCCTGTCATAAATAAAACAAGAACACATGAACCAGGTGTGCTGACAGAACTCAATGAAGTCCGGGCACATATCTCTGCTATACCCACGAGGGAAGATATGGAGACATACATAGCCAGGCGGGAACAGGCATATCGCATGGAGttgtcggccctgaggggggaggtggaaagaatggacactcagaaccaaatacaggcggCTAAAAtccagaatatgg containing:
- the LOC142312260 gene encoding gastrula zinc finger protein XlCGF66.1-like; protein product: MDMDRDKMAERILHLTLEILFRLTGEDYTVVMKTSSERCQAPVSEGWGRPLSPIMGPPPHPRIHEDINDQKILELTYKMIELLTGEVPIRCQDVTVYFSMEEWEYLEGHKDLYKDVMMEVPQPLTSPVLSSKRTTLQRCPHPLLLQDCKQEDPNVPQDHQGEDLTHINTTETYVRGDERCKEEIPTDNFPDDCTRRVEAQLASSVLKSDELDITQDIIESITDIPSSLHSKDLSSDSFKQVLPSDSSQTIKKNRWHKRGIKNRSAHTAKKPFSTSEYQKIHKKIHTWDKMFSSEFVSYQRTHTGEKQFSCSECGICFARKSSLVIHQRTHTGQKPFSCSECGICFAEKSNIIKHQRTHTGQKPYSCLECGKCFNRKSYLVTHQRTHTGQKPYSCSECPKCFADKSNLAKHQRSHTGEKPFSCLECGKCFVYKSSIAKHQRIHRREKPLTCLE